From one Treponema denticola genomic stretch:
- a CDS encoding Hsp20/alpha crystallin family protein, protein MNSLSLFSPSFTDSVFDALDRSLGPNFGVFAPIKNASCGMPSVDIRETEKAYVMEVDLPGYSEKDVEISLKDRLMTISSSKKEEKEDKGAEYIIKERSSRHFMRRFTLPEDINSDEVSAKFENGVLVVNIPRKPDTQPKQIEIKTE, encoded by the coding sequence ATGAATAGTTTAAGTCTTTTTAGTCCGTCGTTTACGGACAGCGTATTTGATGCCCTTGATAGGAGCTTGGGTCCCAATTTTGGAGTTTTTGCTCCGATCAAGAATGCAAGCTGCGGAATGCCGAGTGTCGATATCCGCGAAACCGAAAAAGCCTATGTTATGGAAGTAGATCTTCCGGGTTACAGCGAAAAAGATGTTGAAATCAGCTTAAAAGATAGGCTTATGACAATCTCATCTTCCAAAAAAGAAGAAAAGGAAGATAAGGGAGCAGAGTACATTATAAAGGAGCGAAGTTCAAGGCATTTTATGAGGCGTTTTACCTTGCCTGAGGATATAAACTCCGATGAAGTTTCTGCAAAATTTGAAAACGGAGTTTTGGTTGTAAATATTCCGAGAAAACCTGATACCCAGCCAAAACAAATTGAAATCAAAACTGAATAA
- the rnc gene encoding ribonuclease III gives MFPIKSGLEPKRKQELLEFQKQAGLKFKDLRLLDLAFHHRSFSNEHNNFHANNERLEFLGDSILGLVAASYLYNSFEDKPEGELAKIKASAVSEDALSKTASKLNISNYLVLGRGEEMSGGREKKAILADALEALIGAYYIDSGFKAAQKFVLRLLAATITSVLEKKFISDYKSLLQELVQKKFKTVPKYELKKASGPDHDRTFWFSVSINGKVYGPLSGKTKKEAEQSVAKVAYEGLCSELTVSK, from the coding sequence TTGTTTCCGATAAAAAGCGGTCTTGAACCCAAGAGGAAGCAGGAGCTCCTTGAGTTCCAAAAGCAAGCGGGATTGAAATTTAAAGATCTACGCTTGCTTGATCTAGCCTTCCATCACAGGTCTTTTTCCAACGAACATAATAATTTTCACGCTAATAATGAACGGCTTGAGTTTTTAGGCGACTCCATCCTGGGACTGGTAGCGGCTTCCTACCTTTATAATTCTTTTGAAGATAAGCCGGAGGGGGAGCTCGCAAAGATAAAGGCTTCCGCTGTTTCCGAAGATGCTCTTTCAAAGACTGCTTCTAAACTGAATATAAGCAATTACTTGGTTTTAGGAAGAGGCGAAGAAATGTCCGGCGGAAGAGAAAAAAAGGCCATCCTTGCAGATGCCCTTGAAGCCCTTATCGGAGCCTACTATATTGATTCGGGTTTTAAAGCAGCTCAAAAATTTGTTCTAAGGCTTTTGGCAGCTACAATCACTTCGGTCTTAGAAAAGAAGTTTATAAGCGACTATAAATCCCTCCTTCAGGAATTGGTACAAAAGAAATTTAAAACGGTTCCCAAGTATGAACTTAAAAAGGCGAGCGGCCCCGACCATGACCGTACTTTTTGGTTCTCGGTTTCAATAAACGGTAAGGTTTATGGACCTCTTTCAGGTAAAACAAAAAAAGAAGCTGAACAGTCTGTAGCAAAAGTGGCCTATGAAGGCCTGTGTTCAGAGCTTACTGTGTCAAAATAA
- the acpP gene encoding acyl carrier protein: MDDLFKKIQQLIAAKLEIDEDKVTLDSSFRQDLGADSLDTYELVYALEEDMGIKIPDEKANEFETVRDAYEFIKSQQK; the protein is encoded by the coding sequence ATGGATGATTTATTCAAAAAGATTCAGCAATTAATTGCAGCAAAGTTGGAAATCGATGAAGACAAGGTTACATTGGATTCTTCATTCCGACAGGATTTAGGTGCCGATAGTCTTGACACCTATGAACTTGTTTATGCTCTCGAAGAGGATATGGGTATTAAGATCCCGGACGAAAAGGCAAATGAGTTTGAAACTGTACGTGACGCCTATGAATTTATCAAATCTCAGCAAAAATAA
- the rpmF gene encoding 50S ribosomal protein L32 — protein sequence MAVPRANTSKARTRRRRGVNMRLQAPNLVECSGCGNLIMPHHVCPKCGFYKGKQVINPDKLD from the coding sequence ATGGCTGTACCAAGAGCGAATACATCAAAAGCTAGAACAAGACGCCGACGCGGTGTTAATATGCGTTTACAAGCGCCAAATCTTGTTGAGTGTTCCGGATGCGGTAACCTGATTATGCCTCATCATGTATGCCCCAAATGCGGGTTTTATAAAGGCAAGCAGGTTATTAACCCCGATAAATTAGACTAA
- the glmL gene encoding methylaspartate mutase accessory protein GlmL, whose product MNCYLFVDFGSTNTKITLVDIEKEDIIGTAKSYTTVETDVMTGYNNALELLHKKTGTDYTVVKSLACSSAAGGLKIIAIGLVPELTSEAAKRAALGAGAKVIHTYSHNLNKSEAEAIVNSNADIILLAGGTNGGDSRCIIHNAKMLADYGVRVPVVVAGNKSAEDEIIEIFKDKVEFHLAENVMPKINKLNVESARETIRSIFMNNIVHAKGMTHVESNIDNILMPTPAAVLKAAQTLSEGTENEAGLGDLIVLDIGGATTDVHSAAEGDPTQGSVFLYGLPEAFLKRTVEGDLGMRYSLPTVASVQGPHGLRHYLPKEYKYNIEEEVKKRNEHTDFISENEKDLAFDCAVAKVCADVSMGRHVGVLTPVYTGCGASFQQEGKDLTQLRYIIGTGGILVYNSHYKEIMEACKFREDDPFSLKPKNPQFLLDKEYILSAMGLLATEDPDLAIRIMKKHLV is encoded by the coding sequence ATGAACTGCTATTTATTTGTTGACTTTGGAAGTACAAATACAAAAATAACTCTTGTAGATATCGAAAAAGAAGACATAATCGGTACGGCAAAGTCTTATACTACTGTTGAAACCGATGTTATGACAGGCTATAATAATGCCCTTGAGCTTCTGCACAAAAAAACCGGAACGGATTATACGGTGGTAAAAAGCCTTGCCTGCTCCTCGGCGGCAGGGGGATTAAAGATAATTGCCATCGGCCTTGTGCCGGAACTTACAAGCGAGGCGGCAAAAAGGGCCGCCCTCGGTGCCGGAGCCAAGGTAATTCATACTTACAGCCACAATCTCAACAAGAGCGAAGCTGAGGCTATCGTAAACTCAAATGCGGATATAATTCTTTTGGCGGGAGGCACAAACGGCGGCGATTCACGCTGTATAATCCACAATGCAAAGATGCTTGCAGATTACGGAGTACGGGTTCCTGTCGTTGTTGCAGGCAACAAGAGTGCCGAAGACGAAATAATCGAAATCTTTAAAGACAAGGTAGAGTTTCACTTGGCCGAAAACGTAATGCCGAAGATAAACAAGCTCAATGTTGAAAGTGCCCGAGAAACAATCCGCAGCATCTTTATGAATAATATTGTGCACGCAAAGGGTATGACCCATGTCGAAAGTAATATAGATAATATCCTGATGCCGACCCCTGCTGCCGTCCTAAAGGCAGCTCAAACCCTGTCTGAGGGTACTGAAAATGAAGCCGGTTTAGGAGATCTCATTGTCTTGGATATAGGCGGGGCTACAACCGATGTTCATTCCGCTGCGGAAGGAGATCCGACCCAAGGCTCTGTCTTTTTGTACGGTCTCCCTGAAGCCTTTTTAAAACGCACTGTAGAAGGCGACCTCGGTATGCGTTACTCACTTCCGACCGTAGCCTCGGTGCAAGGGCCTCACGGGCTTAGACACTATCTTCCAAAAGAATATAAGTACAATATTGAAGAAGAAGTCAAAAAACGGAATGAGCACACCGATTTTATTTCTGAAAATGAAAAAGACTTGGCCTTTGATTGTGCTGTTGCCAAGGTTTGTGCCGATGTTTCTATGGGCCGCCATGTCGGGGTTTTGACTCCGGTTTATACCGGTTGCGGTGCCAGCTTTCAGCAAGAGGGAAAGGATTTAACTCAGCTGCGTTATATAATAGGAACGGGCGGAATTTTGGTTTATAACTCCCATTACAAGGAAATTATGGAGGCTTGCAAATTCCGTGAGGATGATCCTTTTAGCTTAAAACCTAAAAATCCCCAGTTTCTTCTTGATAAGGAGTATATACTATCTGCTATGGGGCTTTTGGCTACCGAAGATCCCGATCTGGCTATAAGGATAATGAAAAAACATTTAGTATAA
- the glmS gene encoding methylaspartate mutase subunit S: MARKIKLVLGVIGSDCHAVGNKILDYSLTEAGFEVTNIGVLSPQEDFINAALETNADAILVSSLYGQGELDCKGLREKCDEAGLKGIKLFVGGNIVVGKQDFNEVHKRFTAMGFDHVYPPGTPVETTIKDLHADFPDHA; this comes from the coding sequence ATGGCAAGAAAAATAAAACTTGTATTGGGCGTAATAGGCTCTGATTGTCATGCTGTCGGTAATAAAATTTTGGATTACTCTTTGACCGAGGCCGGTTTTGAAGTAACCAATATAGGCGTTTTAAGCCCTCAAGAGGACTTTATAAATGCTGCTCTTGAGACAAATGCGGATGCGATTTTGGTATCCTCTCTTTACGGTCAAGGAGAGCTGGATTGCAAGGGTTTACGCGAAAAATGCGATGAAGCCGGCTTAAAAGGGATTAAGCTTTTTGTCGGCGGAAACATAGTTGTAGGTAAACAGGATTTCAACGAGGTTCACAAGCGTTTTACCGCAATGGGTTTTGATCACGTTTATCCGCCGGGAACACCGGTCGAAACGACTATTAAAGATTTACATGCTGATTTTCCGGATCATGCATAG
- a CDS encoding TRAP transporter TatT component family protein, whose amino-acid sequence MKNKIIFTLIFVIGLIFSSCSIKKMAYNSAANAMAPLPEKKAKPAPDAPNPITALTGEDDVELVGEVFPIILKLYEGMHIANPSHRGLAIMTGELYIMYSNVFVEGPAAYLSDDEYDKKDKAFNRAKKFYKRGYNKILSALDMAYPGFTEAINSDNTEKIEAMLKNCKPYDTEALHWAGAGILAAFSLDPLDIQCLQTVQGARLMLEKVCSLDPDYSSGATWEILTKFYASAPDSLGGDIEKAENAYKKALELSQGKSPSIYVTYALSFCVPKQDSKGFDEAIEKALAINPESDPDNKLVISISQRYAEWLKENKEMFILGDIK is encoded by the coding sequence ATGAAAAATAAGATTATATTTACCCTCATCTTTGTTATCGGCTTGATTTTTTCTTCTTGTTCGATAAAAAAAATGGCCTATAATTCGGCAGCCAATGCAATGGCTCCCCTTCCCGAAAAAAAAGCAAAGCCGGCTCCCGATGCTCCAAATCCCATTACGGCTTTAACCGGAGAAGATGATGTAGAGCTGGTCGGAGAGGTTTTTCCCATCATTTTAAAACTCTACGAGGGAATGCACATTGCAAATCCTTCACATAGGGGGCTTGCCATAATGACAGGTGAGCTCTATATAATGTATTCGAATGTATTTGTAGAAGGTCCTGCGGCCTATCTTTCGGATGACGAGTACGATAAAAAAGACAAGGCCTTTAATAGAGCAAAAAAATTTTATAAAAGAGGCTATAATAAAATTCTTTCAGCTTTGGATATGGCCTATCCCGGATTTACCGAAGCTATAAACTCCGACAATACGGAAAAAATAGAAGCAATGCTAAAAAACTGTAAACCCTATGACACGGAAGCCCTGCATTGGGCAGGTGCCGGTATTTTGGCCGCCTTTTCCCTTGATCCCCTGGATATTCAATGTTTACAAACAGTTCAAGGAGCAAGGCTTATGCTTGAAAAGGTTTGCAGCCTTGATCCCGATTATTCCAGTGGTGCAACATGGGAAATTTTAACCAAATTCTATGCCTCCGCACCGGACAGCCTAGGCGGTGATATTGAAAAGGCCGAAAATGCCTATAAAAAAGCTCTTGAGCTTTCTCAAGGAAAAAGTCCTTCAATATATGTAACCTATGCCCTCTCTTTTTGTGTACCTAAGCAGGACAGTAAAGGATTTGATGAAGCTATAGAAAAAGCCTTAGCAATTAATCCCGAATCGGATCCGGATAATAAACTGGTCATCAGCATTTCACAAAGATATGCGGAATGGCTAAAAGAAAATAAAGAAATGTTTATATTGGGAGATATAAAATGA
- the dctP gene encoding TRAP transporter substrate-binding protein DctP, which yields MKKKLLFAFFVLMMVSGIFAQQKIVLKIASSAPARTPWDIELKKLAQEWNKITKGLVSARFMDMTVLGGEKAGIVKMKPSRPGQRPQIDGAILSPVGLNELAPNAKIFTLSLPFLIQNQKELDLVLSKYGYAFENEIQKNGCKLITWSNVGWLSFYTKDSYSSLDELKKIKMICVNDTKDFIDVLNISGFNILPVDPAKFNQEIKATGGARSFTSISILTYTLRLYKDVSYMLDARLCPIMAGFVIADESWALIPDEYKPAMLEAMNKTTKKLNAALEDMEMDYLKKMRQDGLNIISLNPQQKKEWTKEFYEDMKKVQRKMPNLINAEIYEKITEQLEAYRK from the coding sequence ATGAAGAAAAAATTATTGTTTGCTTTTTTTGTACTTATGATGGTTTCAGGTATCTTTGCTCAACAGAAGATTGTTTTAAAGATTGCAAGCAGTGCCCCTGCGAGGACTCCTTGGGATATTGAATTAAAAAAGTTAGCCCAAGAGTGGAACAAGATAACAAAGGGTCTTGTAAGCGCCAGATTTATGGATATGACTGTGCTTGGAGGAGAAAAGGCAGGGATTGTAAAGATGAAGCCTTCCCGCCCCGGACAAAGGCCGCAAATAGACGGAGCTATATTAAGTCCGGTAGGTTTAAATGAGCTTGCACCTAATGCTAAAATTTTCACCCTTTCGCTCCCTTTCTTAATACAAAATCAAAAAGAACTTGACTTGGTTTTAAGCAAATATGGATATGCTTTTGAAAATGAAATACAAAAAAACGGATGCAAACTTATAACATGGTCCAATGTAGGGTGGCTTTCATTTTATACAAAGGATTCATATTCAAGCCTTGATGAGCTTAAAAAAATTAAGATGATATGTGTAAACGATACAAAGGACTTTATTGATGTTCTAAACATTTCCGGTTTTAATATACTACCTGTAGATCCTGCAAAATTTAATCAAGAAATAAAAGCCACAGGCGGAGCAAGAAGTTTTACATCAATTTCAATTCTTACCTATACGCTAAGACTGTACAAGGATGTATCCTACATGCTAGATGCCCGCCTATGTCCTATAATGGCTGGCTTTGTTATAGCAGACGAATCTTGGGCTCTTATCCCAGACGAGTATAAACCTGCAATGCTGGAAGCAATGAATAAAACGACAAAAAAACTAAATGCCGCCCTTGAAGATATGGAAATGGACTATTTAAAAAAAATGCGGCAGGACGGTTTAAATATAATAAGTCTTAATCCTCAACAAAAAAAAGAATGGACAAAGGAATTCTATGAAGATATGAAAAAGGTTCAAAGAAAAATGCCTAACCTTATAAATGCAGAAATATATGAAAAAATAACAGAACAGCTTGAAGCATATCGAAAATAA
- a CDS encoding TRAP transporter large permease subunit → MKKVINGFILALTAVLIVLPFVSHIASSFDKNSLEFERLIVQLVFVFACLAGLITTIQKKQLNIEVFTSKFDNKIQLIINAFLSCINIAILTAVFFSVFPNYNMLSSEDHVLYIPIKIFFSALPPMYLIMLALEIKRNKCIVSSIAGLLIGLLISTGSILGLLNLVFGSWYPEINDSGLANLLTGISESVQIFSENAIWLIVLIFTVFSLFGMPLYIVLSGLAYFAFMTTGGYVESIPMETYNILTDTSIAAIPLFTVAGYLLAGGSAGKRLLDFVKSSVGCIRGGVVISAVLVATFFTTFTGASGVTILALGGILSVILTGSGYSEDDSEALITASGSIGLLLPPSLAVIVYGATNFMTVNIFDLFKGAVLPGVLLALSMMVIGIIKDKNSKRIRFSREALFQSFKAGFFELLLPILIAIVYFGGYFTLFETAAFTVLYSFVLEVFIRKDLSIKKAIDVILQSIPVAGGVLVIIGAAKGLALFLVYAGIPEMLSDFAITFVGSKVLFLLLLNILLLVVGCIMDLYSAILVVSPLVIPVAESFGIHPVHTGVIFLTNLALGFLTPPIGMNLFIASYTFKKPVIKIVKSILPYLAVQFIILLLITYIPWFSMAFIK, encoded by the coding sequence ATGAAAAAGGTAATTAATGGTTTTATTTTAGCTCTTACGGCAGTACTTATTGTACTGCCTTTTGTAAGCCATATAGCATCAAGCTTTGATAAAAATAGTTTAGAGTTTGAACGGCTGATTGTTCAATTAGTCTTTGTTTTTGCCTGTCTTGCAGGTCTTATCACAACAATACAAAAAAAACAACTGAATATAGAAGTTTTTACCTCCAAATTTGATAACAAAATCCAATTAATAATAAACGCATTTTTATCCTGTATAAATATAGCAATTCTTACAGCGGTATTTTTCTCGGTATTTCCAAACTACAATATGCTTTCTTCTGAAGACCATGTTTTATATATTCCGATAAAAATTTTCTTCTCTGCCCTCCCTCCGATGTACTTGATAATGCTTGCATTGGAAATAAAGAGAAACAAGTGCATAGTTTCAAGCATAGCAGGGCTTTTAATAGGACTTTTAATAAGTACGGGCTCTATTTTGGGCCTTTTAAATTTAGTATTCGGTTCGTGGTACCCTGAAATAAACGATTCAGGTCTTGCAAATCTTTTAACCGGTATTTCCGAGTCCGTGCAAATTTTTTCTGAAAATGCTATTTGGCTGATTGTTTTAATTTTTACCGTATTCAGTCTTTTCGGTATGCCTCTTTATATTGTGCTTTCAGGTCTGGCATATTTTGCCTTTATGACCACAGGAGGCTACGTAGAGAGTATCCCCATGGAAACCTATAACATCTTAACGGATACATCCATAGCTGCAATTCCTCTATTTACGGTTGCAGGCTATCTTTTGGCAGGAGGAAGTGCTGGAAAAAGGCTCTTGGATTTTGTTAAAAGTTCTGTCGGCTGTATAAGGGGCGGCGTTGTAATTTCAGCAGTATTGGTTGCAACATTTTTTACAACCTTCACGGGAGCATCGGGAGTAACAATCTTAGCCCTTGGAGGGATTTTAAGCGTAATTTTGACAGGCTCAGGTTATTCCGAAGATGACTCGGAAGCCCTTATAACGGCATCCGGTTCCATAGGACTCTTATTGCCTCCAAGTTTGGCCGTTATAGTCTATGGGGCAACTAATTTTATGACCGTAAACATATTTGACCTTTTTAAGGGGGCTGTTCTTCCGGGAGTACTTTTAGCCCTGTCGATGATGGTCATAGGAATCATAAAGGATAAAAACTCAAAAAGAATCAGGTTTTCAAGGGAGGCTCTTTTCCAAAGTTTTAAGGCAGGATTTTTTGAGCTTCTTCTTCCCATATTGATAGCAATTGTATATTTTGGAGGATATTTTACCCTTTTTGAAACCGCAGCCTTTACGGTTTTATATTCGTTTGTGCTGGAAGTTTTTATAAGAAAGGACTTGAGCATAAAAAAAGCTATCGACGTTATTTTACAAAGTATTCCCGTCGCAGGAGGGGTGCTCGTAATAATAGGAGCCGCAAAGGGGCTTGCCCTCTTCTTAGTATATGCAGGAATCCCCGAAATGCTTTCGGATTTTGCAATTACCTTTGTCGGTTCAAAAGTTTTATTCCTGCTGCTATTAAACATTTTGCTGTTGGTAGTAGGCTGTATTATGGACTTATATTCGGCTATCTTAGTGGTTTCACCTCTTGTAATTCCCGTTGCAGAAAGCTTCGGTATACACCCTGTACATACCGGAGTAATATTTTTAACTAACCTCGCACTCGGCTTTTTAACGCCCCCCATAGGAATGAACCTTTTTATAGCAAGTTACACATTTAAAAAGCCCGTAATAAAAATAGTAAAGAGCATACTGCCCTATCTGGCTGTTCAATTTATTATCCTGCTTTTAATCACATACATTCCGTGGTTCAGCATGGCTTTTATCAAATAA
- the xseA gene encoding exodeoxyribonuclease VII large subunit yields the protein MAQTYSVYEITLQIKELLESGFGYVSIEGEISNFRPSAAGHLYFTLKDEKASIQAVMFKGKTRSLSFVPKDGMTVKAEGAISVYEQRGSYQIIIEEMSLAGEGNILKMLEERKKKLAAEGIFDSERKKPLPYFPKRIAVITSPTGAAVRDIINVVKRRNEKIGIVVLPAIVQGEDAAPVLIRQLKIADEKNLGDLIIIGRGGGSLEDLLPFSDEELVRAIAACKTPVISAVGHEIDWALSDFAADMRAPTPSAAAELAAPILNDIMYSIAVNREDLTQNIENRIERIRLMLNNFKPDSLELRFRNIQQPLLARFDNAKEEILSAMQERCKEFRQRLLVLNKILEGANPQGILDRGYSIVRNAETGKTIRSFSQVKEGENLLIQPSKGKIEAEVKKAMS from the coding sequence ATGGCACAAACTTATTCCGTTTATGAAATTACTTTACAGATAAAAGAGCTTTTGGAATCCGGCTTCGGATATGTTTCGATTGAAGGAGAAATCTCCAACTTCCGTCCATCGGCTGCGGGGCATCTTTATTTTACGCTAAAAGATGAAAAGGCCTCGATTCAAGCCGTGATGTTTAAGGGAAAGACCCGCTCTTTGAGCTTTGTTCCCAAGGACGGTATGACCGTAAAAGCTGAAGGGGCAATTTCGGTATATGAGCAGCGCGGTTCATATCAGATTATAATAGAAGAGATGAGCCTCGCAGGCGAGGGGAATATTTTAAAAATGCTGGAAGAACGTAAAAAAAAGCTTGCCGCAGAGGGCATTTTTGATTCTGAAAGAAAGAAACCTTTGCCTTATTTCCCGAAACGAATTGCCGTAATTACAAGTCCCACAGGAGCCGCCGTTCGGGATATTATAAATGTAGTAAAAAGACGGAACGAAAAAATAGGCATAGTTGTTCTTCCTGCAATCGTACAGGGAGAAGATGCCGCTCCTGTCTTAATCAGGCAGCTAAAAATTGCCGACGAAAAAAACTTGGGCGACCTTATCATAATAGGAAGGGGCGGCGGCTCTTTGGAAGACCTCCTTCCATTTTCGGATGAAGAACTTGTCAGGGCAATCGCTGCCTGCAAAACCCCTGTGATCTCGGCTGTAGGCCACGAAATAGATTGGGCCCTCTCCGATTTTGCAGCCGACATGAGGGCTCCCACCCCATCTGCCGCCGCAGAACTGGCCGCTCCAATCTTAAACGATATTATGTACTCCATAGCCGTAAATCGGGAAGACCTTACGCAAAATATTGAAAACCGCATCGAAAGGATAAGACTTATGTTAAATAATTTTAAGCCCGATTCCTTGGAACTGCGCTTTAGAAACATTCAGCAGCCCCTTCTTGCAAGATTTGACAATGCAAAGGAAGAAATCTTATCCGCTATGCAGGAGCGGTGTAAGGAGTTTCGGCAACGGCTTTTAGTTTTGAATAAGATTTTGGAAGGGGCAAACCCTCAAGGTATCTTGGACAGGGGCTACTCCATTGTCCGTAATGCCGAAACGGGAAAAACTATCCGCTCCTTTTCCCAAGTTAAAGAAGGCGAAAATCTTTTAATTCAGCCCTCAAAAGGAAAAATTGAGGCCGAGGTAAAAAAAGCAATGAGCTAA